A stretch of the Salarias fasciatus chromosome 3, fSalaFa1.1, whole genome shotgun sequence genome encodes the following:
- the LOC115386233 gene encoding GTPase IMAP family member 7-like, which produces MASRRIVLLGKTGAGKSSVANTILGEECFTLSHFSSSGTKQCQEKTKCVDGRSITLIETPGFFRAESSEDQMTAAVISCITQCAPGPHVFLILLKVERFTKEEEELIRDICQHFSEEALQYSSVVFTHGDQLPEGEEIDDFVCKNVALNNLVMKCRGRCHVVDNKYWKRAEKGNYRSNQFQVAEILKTIDQIFEANNGGCY; this is translated from the coding sequence ATGGCTTCAAGGAGGATtgtcctgctgggaaaaacggGCGCTGGGAAAAGCAGCGTGGCTAACACCATTTTGGGGGAAGAATGCTTCACCCTGAGccacttttcctcctctgggacAAAACAATGTCAAGAAAAAACCAAATGTGTGGACGGCAGAAGCATCACTCTGATAGAAACCCCTGGTTTCTTTAGGGCTGAAAGCTCCGAGGACCAGATGACGGCCGCCGTGATCAGCTGTATCACACAGTGCGCTCCTGGACCTCATGTGTTTCTCATTTTGCTGAAGGTGGAGAGATTCaccaaggaggaggaagagctcaTCAGAGACATCTGCCAACACTTCTCCGAAGAGGCTCTGCAGTACTCTTCAGTCGTCTTCACTCATGGCGACCAGCTcccagagggggaggagatTGATGACTTTGTCTGTAAAAATGTGGCTCTGAACAACCTGGTGATGAAATGCAGAGGCCGGTGTCACGTTGTGGACAATAAATACTGGAAAAGAGCTGAAAAGGGCAACTACAGGAGCAACCAGTTCCAAGTGGCAGAGATACTCAAGACCATAGATCAGATTTTTGAGGCAAACAATGGAGGGTGCtactag